A DNA window from Ornithinimicrobium humiphilum contains the following coding sequences:
- the tilS gene encoding tRNA lysidine(34) synthetase TilS, which translates to MPGPPPAVAAVRVAVRRALTEGALGDLSDPRPPGVGPGPDAPLLLVGCSGGADSLALAAGAAFVAPRLGWRAGAVVVDHGLQEGSAEVAATAAGRCRSLGLEPVVVAPVTVGQSSEGPEADARRARYAALATTAHRAGARAVLLGHTREDQAEQVLLGLARGSGARSLAGMPAERELDGAPGVLLARPLLGVPRATTRQACTELGLEPWEDPHNDDPRYARVRARRALADLGRDLGPGVVAGLARTADLLRDDADALDEAAATAHLELGEPPWPVDRLAPLPRAVRTRLWRRLALAAGSPGTDLTSAHLLAVDGLVTAWRGQGPLPLPGGIRAARTGDRVSVGPARS; encoded by the coding sequence GTGCCCGGGCCCCCGCCCGCCGTCGCGGCCGTGCGCGTCGCGGTCCGGCGCGCCCTGACCGAGGGTGCCCTCGGCGACCTGTCCGACCCACGGCCCCCCGGCGTCGGCCCGGGGCCGGACGCACCCCTCCTCCTCGTCGGCTGCTCCGGTGGCGCCGACTCGCTGGCGCTCGCCGCCGGTGCCGCCTTCGTCGCCCCGCGGCTGGGCTGGCGCGCCGGCGCGGTCGTCGTCGACCACGGCCTGCAGGAGGGCTCGGCCGAGGTCGCCGCGACGGCCGCCGGACGGTGCCGCTCGCTCGGGCTGGAGCCCGTCGTGGTGGCCCCGGTGACGGTCGGTCAGAGCTCCGAGGGACCGGAGGCCGACGCCCGTCGAGCCCGGTATGCCGCGCTCGCCACCACCGCGCACCGTGCCGGCGCACGGGCCGTGCTCCTCGGCCACACCCGTGAGGACCAGGCCGAGCAGGTGCTGCTGGGCCTGGCTCGCGGCTCGGGCGCCCGCTCCCTCGCGGGGATGCCCGCCGAGCGCGAGCTTGACGGGGCACCGGGGGTGCTGCTGGCCCGGCCGCTCCTCGGGGTGCCCCGGGCGACCACCCGGCAGGCCTGCACCGAGCTGGGGTTGGAGCCCTGGGAGGACCCTCACAACGACGACCCCCGCTACGCCCGGGTCCGAGCCCGGCGTGCGCTGGCGGACCTCGGCCGCGACCTCGGGCCGGGCGTCGTGGCGGGCCTGGCCCGCACCGCCGACCTGCTGCGCGACGACGCCGACGCCCTCGACGAGGCGGCGGCCACGGCCCACCTCGAGCTGGGTGAGCCGCCCTGGCCCGTCGACCGCCTCGCCCCGCTGCCCAGGGCCGTGCGCACCCGGCTGTGGCGGCGCCTGGCGCTCGCGGCCGGCAGCCCCGGGACCGACCTGACCTCCGCGCACCTGCTGGCCGTCGACGGCCTTGTGACGGCCTGGCGCGGGCAGGGTCCGCTGCCCCTGCCGGGCGGGATCCGGGCCGCCCGCACGGGGGACCGGGTGTCCGTGGGGCCGGCGCGTAGTTGA
- a CDS encoding SAM-dependent methyltransferase encodes MGPEPSSDDVPRPWPGAWHDALYGSGGFYRSAPPARHFATSAQGIPGGGEVLAAAVAELAHRHGCTRVVDVGAGGGELLAAVHEIDPELALVGVDVVDRAPPGTGMPWLVSPGGAALPDGLAGPGRTLAVGHEWLDVVPCPVVERDASGSWREVLVRRDGVEVLGPAVAGDDLGWLERWVPEDVARAEVGLPRDRAAADLLARLGDGVLLLVDYGHEREARPPGGSLTGYRDGRQVAPVPDGSCDVTAHVALDSLVDGLRGEGRRVELTSQRDALADLLPGADAPVPHELARSRPTAYLRALARRAALGALSAPGGLGDFGWVTVVVPPPGGAAQ; translated from the coding sequence GTGGGTCCCGAGCCAAGCAGCGACGACGTCCCCCGGCCCTGGCCGGGCGCCTGGCACGACGCGCTCTACGGCTCCGGCGGCTTCTACCGCTCGGCGCCTCCGGCCCGGCACTTCGCCACCTCGGCCCAGGGCATCCCCGGCGGCGGCGAGGTGCTCGCGGCCGCCGTGGCCGAGCTCGCCCACCGGCACGGCTGCACCCGCGTGGTGGACGTCGGGGCGGGCGGGGGCGAGCTGCTCGCGGCGGTGCACGAGATCGATCCCGAGCTCGCGCTCGTCGGCGTCGACGTCGTCGACCGGGCTCCGCCCGGCACGGGTATGCCGTGGCTCGTCTCCCCCGGCGGCGCCGCCCTCCCCGACGGGCTGGCCGGGCCGGGCCGCACGCTCGCCGTCGGCCACGAGTGGCTCGACGTCGTGCCCTGCCCGGTGGTCGAGCGCGACGCGTCGGGGAGCTGGCGCGAGGTCCTGGTCCGCCGCGACGGCGTCGAGGTCCTCGGGCCCGCCGTCGCGGGCGACGACCTCGGCTGGCTGGAGCGCTGGGTGCCCGAGGACGTCGCCCGCGCCGAGGTCGGGCTGCCGCGCGACCGGGCCGCCGCCGACCTGCTGGCCCGCCTCGGCGACGGCGTGCTGCTGCTCGTCGACTACGGGCACGAGCGGGAGGCCCGCCCTCCCGGCGGCAGCCTCACCGGCTATCGCGACGGGCGGCAGGTCGCCCCGGTCCCCGACGGCTCCTGCGACGTCACCGCGCACGTCGCCCTCGACAGCCTGGTCGACGGCCTGCGCGGGGAGGGCCGACGGGTGGAGCTCACCAGCCAGCGGGACGCGCTGGCCGACCTGCTGCCCGGGGCCGACGCGCCGGTGCCGCACGAGCTCGCGCGGAGCCGGCCCACGGCATACCTGCGGGCGCTGGCGCGTCGTGCCGCCCTGGGCGCGCTCAGCGCCCCCGGCGGGCTGGGCGACTTCGGGTGGGTCACCGTCGTGGTGCCGCCGCCCGGCGGGGCCGCTCAGTAG
- a CDS encoding zinc-dependent metalloprotease → MSATPAAPVPPDHDPSDGHDVRGSDLVDWDFAAAAASRLVRPGPRAARGEIEALVAELRSAGERAVDPVATTARLSTPPGTPPALVVDRPGWIRANAASMGAMLAPVLDDVVARKRDADRARAEEAGRALTPVGETAQRFGSTVTGTEVAGILSWISTKVLGQYDLAPQGTPRLMFVAPNILGVERDLGVDPSDFRLWVALHEETHRVQFTAVPWLRRHVIDSARSIGAEMMPDPDDMSHRLGEVLAQLPGVLRGETDITQVLATPAQRERLAEITAVMSLLEGHADVVMDEVGPQVVPTVAQIRRKFDQRRKGAGNVDKMLRRLLGMDAKMRQYRDGAAFVRGVIDEVGVDGFNQVWTAPETLPRPTEIADPRAWVARVHG, encoded by the coding sequence ATGAGCGCCACCCCCGCCGCCCCCGTGCCCCCGGACCACGACCCGTCCGACGGGCACGACGTCCGCGGCAGCGACCTCGTCGACTGGGACTTCGCCGCGGCCGCCGCCAGCCGGCTGGTCCGTCCGGGGCCGCGCGCCGCCCGCGGGGAGATCGAGGCCCTCGTCGCCGAGCTGCGCTCGGCGGGCGAGCGGGCCGTCGACCCGGTCGCCACCACCGCCCGCCTCTCGACGCCGCCCGGCACGCCGCCGGCCCTCGTCGTCGACCGCCCGGGCTGGATCCGCGCCAACGCCGCCTCCATGGGCGCGATGCTCGCTCCGGTCCTCGACGACGTGGTGGCCCGCAAGCGCGACGCCGACCGCGCCCGCGCCGAGGAGGCCGGCCGCGCCCTGACACCGGTGGGCGAGACCGCGCAGCGCTTCGGCTCCACGGTCACCGGCACCGAGGTGGCGGGCATCCTGTCGTGGATCTCGACCAAGGTGCTGGGGCAGTACGACCTCGCTCCCCAGGGCACCCCGCGGCTGATGTTCGTGGCGCCCAACATCCTCGGCGTCGAGCGCGACCTCGGCGTCGACCCCTCCGACTTCCGGCTCTGGGTGGCGCTCCACGAGGAGACCCACCGGGTGCAGTTCACGGCCGTCCCGTGGCTGCGGCGGCACGTCATCGACAGCGCCCGCTCTATCGGCGCCGAGATGATGCCCGACCCCGACGACATGTCGCACCGCCTCGGCGAGGTGCTCGCCCAGCTCCCCGGCGTGCTGCGCGGCGAGACCGACATCACCCAGGTGCTGGCCACCCCGGCCCAGCGCGAGCGGCTGGCCGAGATCACCGCCGTCATGTCGCTCCTCGAGGGCCACGCCGACGTCGTCATGGACGAGGTGGGCCCGCAGGTCGTCCCGACGGTCGCCCAGATCCGCCGGAAGTTCGACCAGCGTCGCAAGGGCGCCGGCAACGTCGACAAGATGCTGCGCCGCCTGCTCGGCATGGATGCCAAGATGCGGCAGTACCGCGACGGCGCCGCCTTCGTGCGCGGCGTGATCGACGAGGTCGGCGTCGACGGCTTCAACCAGGTGTGGACCGCTCCCGAGACGCTGCCGCGCCCGACCGAGATCGCCGACCCCCGCGCCTGGGTCGCGCGCGTCCACGGCTGA
- the hpt gene encoding hypoxanthine phosphoribosyltransferase, translating into MDAEHMGADLENVLFTEEQIQQRLAELAAEVWEDYHDKNVLLVGVLRGAVMVMADFSRALPGSAEMDWMAVSSYGSGTKSSGVVRILKDLDTDISGRHVLIVEDIIDSGLTLSWIRTNLESRGPASVEICTLLRKPEAAKVAIDVKYVGFEIPNAFVVGYGLDYAEKYRNLRQIGTLAKHVYS; encoded by the coding sequence GTGGACGCCGAGCACATGGGAGCCGACCTGGAGAACGTCCTCTTCACCGAGGAGCAGATCCAGCAGCGGCTCGCCGAGCTGGCCGCCGAGGTGTGGGAGGACTACCACGACAAGAACGTCCTCCTCGTCGGCGTCCTGCGCGGCGCGGTCATGGTGATGGCCGACTTCTCCCGGGCGCTGCCCGGCAGCGCGGAGATGGACTGGATGGCGGTGAGCAGCTACGGCTCGGGCACCAAGTCCAGCGGTGTGGTCCGCATCCTCAAGGACCTCGACACCGACATCTCCGGGCGTCACGTCCTCATCGTCGAGGACATCATCGACTCCGGCCTGACGCTGAGCTGGATCCGCACCAACCTGGAGTCCCGCGGCCCCGCGTCGGTCGAGATCTGCACCCTGCTGCGCAAGCCCGAGGCGGCCAAGGTGGCGATCGACGTCAAGTACGTCGGTTTCGAGATCCCCAACGCCTTCGTCGTGGGCTACGGCCTCGACTACGCCGAGAAGTACCGCAACCTGCGCCAGATCGGCACCCTCGCCAAGCACGTCTACAGCTGA
- a CDS encoding NADH-quinone oxidoreductase subunit D has translation MSTRDLDVSLGAGSGVSGLSTTEMVLNIGPQHPATHGVLRLRITVDGEQIVRAEPVIGYMHRGAEKLFEARDYRQILVLSNRHDWLSAFSNEVGAALVVEQMLGMEVPERATWTRTLLSELNRVLNHLMFLGSYPLELGAITPMFYSFREREELQAVMEEFSGGRMHYMCTRVGGLLHDLPDGWLDRVDAAVEKVRSRMPELESLLLGNEIVEARTRGVGVLDVERVLAHGVTGPIARASGLDLDLRRDEPYLAYGELFAEGGPGRVVTREAGDCHARLEVLAEQVHVSLDLARSCTERLREIGPGPYDTKLPKVLKVPEGDAYLHTENPLGHNGYFLVSRGDKAPHRLKLRSASFNNVQVLREMLPGTVVADMVAILGSMFFVVGDIDR, from the coding sequence GTGAGCACCCGCGACCTCGACGTGTCCCTCGGAGCCGGCTCGGGCGTCAGCGGCCTGAGCACGACCGAGATGGTGCTCAACATCGGGCCGCAGCACCCGGCCACGCACGGCGTGCTGCGGCTGCGCATCACGGTGGACGGCGAGCAGATCGTGCGGGCCGAGCCGGTCATCGGCTACATGCACCGCGGGGCGGAGAAGCTCTTCGAGGCGCGCGACTACCGGCAGATCCTCGTGCTCTCCAACCGGCACGACTGGCTCTCCGCCTTCAGCAACGAGGTCGGTGCAGCGCTGGTCGTCGAGCAGATGCTCGGCATGGAGGTGCCCGAGCGCGCCACCTGGACGCGCACCCTGCTCAGCGAGCTCAACCGGGTGCTCAACCACCTGATGTTCCTCGGCTCCTACCCGCTGGAGCTGGGCGCGATCACGCCGATGTTCTACTCCTTCCGCGAGCGCGAGGAGCTGCAGGCCGTGATGGAGGAGTTCTCCGGCGGTCGCATGCACTACATGTGCACGCGGGTCGGGGGTCTGCTGCACGACCTGCCCGACGGCTGGCTCGACCGCGTGGACGCCGCCGTGGAGAAGGTCCGCTCCCGGATGCCGGAGCTGGAGTCGCTGCTGCTGGGCAACGAGATCGTCGAGGCCCGCACCCGCGGGGTCGGGGTGCTCGACGTCGAGCGGGTGCTGGCCCACGGCGTCACCGGTCCGATCGCCCGGGCGTCGGGGCTCGACCTCGACCTGCGGCGCGACGAGCCCTACCTGGCCTACGGCGAGCTCTTCGCCGAGGGCGGTCCGGGCCGGGTCGTGACCCGCGAGGCCGGCGACTGCCACGCCCGCCTCGAGGTGCTGGCCGAGCAGGTGCACGTCTCGCTCGACCTCGCCCGCTCCTGCACCGAGCGGCTGCGCGAGATCGGCCCCGGGCCCTACGACACCAAGCTGCCCAAGGTCCTCAAGGTGCCCGAGGGCGACGCCTACCTGCACACCGAGAACCCCCTCGGCCACAACGGCTACTTCCTGGTCAGCCGCGGCGACAAGGCCCCGCACCGGCTCAAGCTGCGCTCGGCGTCCTTCAACAACGTCCAGGTGCTCCGGGAGATGCTGCCCGGCACGGTGGTCGCCGACATGGTGGCGATCCTGGGGTCGATGTTCTTCGTCGTCGGCGACATCGACCGCTAG
- a CDS encoding class I SAM-dependent methyltransferase, giving the protein MSSQGEDREQQGRSTTEGRRAPVDPVPSTTPTTLWPGLDDPEHSRWYVERFRDMARSGQDLHGEARLVDALVPRGARLLDAGCGPGRHGGHLARLGHTVVGVDIDPELVAAAAEDHPGATWLVADLVTLDLPALGQPEPFDGALVAGNVLDFVPAEHQAEAVRRIAAHVRRDGVVVIGCRVGRGFSPEDLDAAAPSAGLTLEHRFATWDLRPWGPDADFCVSVLRR; this is encoded by the coding sequence ATGAGCAGCCAGGGCGAGGACCGGGAGCAGCAGGGACGCAGCACCACGGAGGGCCGTCGGGCGCCGGTGGACCCGGTCCCGTCGACGACGCCCACCACCCTGTGGCCGGGGCTGGACGACCCCGAGCACTCGCGCTGGTACGTCGAGCGCTTCCGCGACATGGCCCGCTCCGGCCAGGACCTGCACGGCGAGGCCCGTCTCGTCGACGCGCTCGTGCCGCGCGGCGCCCGGCTGCTCGACGCGGGCTGCGGGCCGGGACGCCACGGCGGCCACCTCGCCCGGCTGGGCCACACGGTCGTCGGCGTCGACATCGACCCCGAGCTGGTGGCCGCGGCGGCCGAGGACCACCCCGGGGCGACCTGGCTGGTCGCCGACCTCGTCACCCTCGACCTGCCGGCACTCGGGCAGCCGGAGCCCTTCGACGGCGCGCTGGTCGCCGGCAACGTCCTCGACTTCGTCCCGGCCGAGCACCAGGCCGAGGCCGTGCGGCGGATCGCCGCGCACGTGCGCCGCGACGGCGTCGTCGTGATCGGCTGCCGCGTGGGTCGTGGCTTCTCCCCGGAGGACCTCGACGCGGCCGCGCCGTCGGCCGGGCTGACCCTCGAGCACCGCTTCGCCACCTGGGACCTGCGGCCCTGGGGCCCGGACGCCGACTTCTGCGTGAGCGTGCTGCGCCGCTAG
- the folE gene encoding GTP cyclohydrolase I FolE — MSIPVSTDLVGPDEEDAPGAPATTQVDHARIEAAVREILAAIGEDPERDGLRDTPARVARAYAEVFSGLSQDPAEVLGTTFDVEHEEMILVRDIELHSTCEHHLVPFHGAAHIAYIPGADGRVVGLSKLARLVDVFARRPQVQERLTTQVAEALVEHLDPAGVLVVVEAEHLCMSMRGVRRPGARTITSAVRGQLRNPATRAEAMSLVMGRTS, encoded by the coding sequence ATGTCGATCCCGGTCAGCACTGACCTCGTCGGCCCGGACGAGGAGGACGCGCCCGGCGCGCCCGCCACGACCCAGGTCGACCACGCCCGGATCGAGGCCGCCGTCCGCGAGATCCTCGCCGCCATCGGCGAGGACCCCGAGCGGGACGGTCTGCGCGACACCCCCGCCCGCGTCGCGCGCGCCTACGCCGAGGTCTTCTCCGGGCTCTCGCAGGACCCGGCCGAGGTGCTGGGCACCACCTTCGACGTGGAGCACGAGGAGATGATCCTGGTGCGCGACATCGAGCTGCACAGCACCTGCGAGCACCACCTGGTGCCCTTCCACGGCGCCGCCCACATCGCCTACATCCCCGGCGCGGACGGGCGGGTCGTGGGGCTGTCCAAGCTGGCGCGGCTGGTCGACGTCTTCGCCCGTCGGCCCCAGGTGCAGGAGCGTCTCACCACGCAGGTGGCCGAGGCGCTCGTCGAGCACCTCGACCCGGCGGGCGTGCTCGTCGTCGTCGAGGCCGAGCACCTCTGCATGTCCATGCGCGGCGTGCGTCGCCCGGGCGCCCGCACCATCACCTCGGCGGTCCGCGGCCAGCTGCGCAACCCGGCCACCCGTGCCGAGGCGATGAGCCTCGTGATGGGCAGGACCTCCTGA
- the folB gene encoding dihydroneopterin aldolase: MRGDLIRLTGVRAYGHHGVLEHERRVGQDFVVDVTMSVDLRAAGESDDLARTVNYAEVAADVVAVVTGPPHDLIETVAEEIAARTLARPLVEAVEVTVHKPQAPVGVPFGDVEVVVRRERDVPVVIALGANLEGVDGADPAATVRSAARRLHRVRGLRAVRLSALFGTAPVGGPEQPDYVNAVAVARTRLTPAALLAALHRVEADFGRTREVRWGARTLDLDLVQYGDPAAGTDVTSTDPALVLPHPRAHERGFVLVPWHDIDPRARLRVGDRVLPVADLLPTVADQDVHPLGGPA; encoded by the coding sequence ATGCGAGGCGACCTGATCCGGCTCACCGGGGTGCGCGCCTACGGCCACCACGGCGTCCTCGAGCACGAGCGCCGCGTCGGCCAGGACTTCGTCGTCGACGTGACCATGTCGGTCGACCTGCGCGCGGCGGGGGAGAGCGACGACCTCGCCCGCACCGTCAACTACGCCGAGGTCGCGGCCGACGTCGTCGCGGTCGTCACCGGTCCGCCCCACGACCTCATCGAGACCGTCGCCGAGGAGATCGCCGCCCGGACCCTGGCCCGCCCGCTCGTCGAGGCCGTCGAGGTGACGGTCCACAAGCCGCAGGCCCCCGTCGGCGTGCCCTTCGGCGACGTCGAGGTGGTCGTGCGTCGCGAGCGCGACGTGCCGGTCGTGATCGCCCTGGGCGCCAACCTCGAGGGCGTGGACGGGGCCGACCCCGCCGCGACCGTGCGCTCGGCGGCCCGGCGGCTGCACCGGGTGCGGGGGCTGCGCGCGGTCCGGCTGTCCGCCCTCTTCGGCACCGCCCCCGTCGGTGGCCCGGAGCAGCCCGACTACGTCAACGCCGTCGCCGTCGCCCGCACGCGTCTCACGCCCGCCGCCCTGCTGGCCGCTCTGCACCGGGTCGAGGCCGACTTCGGCCGCACCCGCGAGGTGCGCTGGGGCGCGCGGACCCTCGACCTCGACCTCGTGCAGTACGGCGACCCCGCCGCCGGCACGGACGTGACGAGCACCGACCCCGCGCTGGTGCTCCCGCACCCCCGCGCCCACGAGCGCGGCTTCGTGCTCGTGCCGTGGCACGACATCGACCCGCGGGCCCGCCTCCGCGTGGGGGACCGGGTGCTCCCGGTCGCGGACCTCCTGCCGACCGTCGCCGACCAGGACGTCCACCCGCTGGGGGGTCCGGCATGA
- the ftsH gene encoding ATP-dependent zinc metalloprotease FtsH: MSNATQRRPRPKPSPWMWIFVFLGLGILWFSVLSPSSFSRVDTVDALELITSDKVAEATITPERIDLTLKEGETFSSDDVRETDKVQAFYVDARGPQIIQALDEHPPSVTWTDDPARPNFFVSMLANFLPLLLILGLFLWLMTRMQGGGRGVMQFGKSKAKLASKDMPKVTFADVAGADEAVEELHEIKEFLSEPRKFLEVGAKIPKGVLLYGPPGTGKTLLARAVAGEAGVPFYSISGSDFVEMFVGVGASRVRDLFEQAKENAPAIIFVDEIDAVGRHRGAGLGGGHDEREQTLNQLLVEMDGFDVKTNVILIAATNRPDILDPALLRPGRFDRQIAVEAPDMLGRLHILQVHGKGKPLADGVDLMAIARRTPGFSGADLANVLNEAALLAARQGEKVITDQDLDEAIDRVMAGPQKRTRVMSAKEKKITAYHEGGHALVAAAMNHTDPVSKVTILPRGRALGYTMVLPADDKYSTTRNELLDQLAYALGGRVAEEMVFHDPTTGAANDIEKATSLARKMVTQFGMSERIGAVKLGSGSSEVFLGRDMGHERDYSENLAGVVDQEVRRLIEAAHDEAWHALNDNREVLDRLVLELLEKETLNAEAIAEIFKDVRRRPERPVWLSSDTRGIHTDGPVLTEPEKRAMANGHGPVPTAGEEHPPEKVIEVPEGGYVDPGQH; encoded by the coding sequence ATGAGCAACGCCACCCAGCGGCGACCCCGCCCCAAGCCCAGTCCGTGGATGTGGATCTTCGTCTTCCTCGGTCTCGGCATCCTGTGGTTCTCCGTGCTCTCTCCGAGCTCCTTCAGCCGCGTCGACACCGTCGACGCCCTCGAGCTGATCACCTCCGACAAGGTCGCCGAGGCCACGATCACGCCGGAGCGGATCGACCTCACCCTCAAGGAGGGCGAGACCTTCTCCAGCGACGACGTGCGCGAGACCGACAAGGTCCAGGCGTTCTACGTCGACGCCCGCGGCCCGCAGATCATCCAGGCGCTCGACGAGCACCCCCCGAGCGTCACCTGGACCGACGACCCGGCGCGGCCCAACTTCTTCGTCTCGATGCTGGCGAACTTCCTGCCGCTGCTGCTCATCCTGGGTCTGTTCCTCTGGCTGATGACGCGGATGCAGGGCGGCGGCCGCGGCGTCATGCAGTTCGGCAAGTCCAAGGCCAAGCTGGCCAGCAAGGACATGCCCAAGGTCACCTTCGCCGACGTCGCCGGCGCGGACGAGGCCGTCGAGGAGCTGCACGAGATCAAGGAGTTCCTCTCCGAGCCGCGCAAGTTCCTCGAGGTCGGCGCCAAGATCCCCAAGGGCGTGCTGCTCTACGGCCCGCCCGGCACCGGCAAGACCCTGCTCGCCCGCGCGGTCGCGGGCGAGGCGGGCGTGCCCTTCTACTCGATCTCCGGCTCGGACTTCGTCGAGATGTTCGTCGGTGTCGGCGCCTCGCGCGTCCGTGACCTCTTCGAGCAGGCCAAGGAAAACGCGCCCGCGATCATCTTCGTCGACGAGATCGACGCGGTCGGCCGCCACCGTGGCGCCGGCCTGGGCGGCGGTCACGACGAGCGCGAGCAGACGCTCAACCAGCTGCTCGTCGAGATGGACGGCTTCGACGTCAAGACCAACGTCATCCTCATCGCGGCCACCAACCGGCCCGACATCCTCGACCCGGCGCTCCTCCGCCCGGGGCGCTTCGACCGCCAGATCGCCGTCGAGGCCCCCGACATGCTCGGCCGCCTGCACATCCTCCAGGTGCACGGCAAGGGCAAGCCGCTGGCCGACGGCGTCGACCTGATGGCGATCGCGCGTCGCACGCCCGGCTTCTCCGGCGCCGACCTGGCCAACGTGCTCAACGAGGCCGCGCTCCTGGCCGCCCGCCAGGGCGAGAAGGTCATCACCGACCAGGACCTCGACGAGGCGATCGACCGCGTCATGGCCGGTCCGCAGAAGCGCACCCGCGTGATGAGCGCCAAGGAGAAGAAGATCACCGCCTACCACGAGGGTGGTCACGCCCTCGTCGCCGCGGCGATGAACCACACCGACCCGGTGAGCAAGGTGACGATCCTGCCGCGCGGTCGGGCGCTGGGCTACACGATGGTGCTGCCGGCCGACGACAAGTACTCCACGACCCGCAACGAGCTGCTCGACCAGCTGGCCTACGCCCTGGGTGGTCGCGTCGCCGAGGAGATGGTCTTCCACGACCCGACCACCGGCGCCGCCAACGACATCGAGAAGGCCACCTCGCTGGCCCGCAAGATGGTCACCCAGTTCGGCATGAGCGAGCGCATCGGCGCCGTCAAGCTCGGCTCCGGCTCCTCCGAGGTCTTCCTCGGCCGCGACATGGGCCACGAGCGCGACTACTCCGAGAACCTCGCCGGGGTCGTCGACCAGGAGGTTCGCCGCCTCATCGAGGCCGCGCACGACGAGGCCTGGCACGCCCTCAACGACAACCGCGAGGTCCTCGACCGGCTCGTCCTCGAGCTGCTCGAGAAGGAGACGCTGAACGCCGAGGCGATCGCCGAGATCTTCAAGGACGTCCGCAGGCGTCCGGAGCGCCCGGTGTGGCTCTCCTCCGACACCCGCGGCATCCACACCGACGGGCCGGTCCTCACCGAGCCCGAGAAGAGGGCGATGGCCAACGGCCACGGCCCGGTGCCGACGGCCGGCGAGGAGCACCCGCCGGAGAAGGTGATCGAGGTCCCGGAGGGTGGGTATGTCGATCCCGGTCAGCACTGA
- a CDS encoding DUF3180 domain-containing protein, which yields MTPAQGIRISSAVILALLSGMASWLLLTLVRAAGGSYPVISWLGLVPLVAVIVLVLVLSWQVRRYVRGADPSRPRPSPQRARSTLVGAQAAALGGAALVGWYTANALAHLPNADVPGERTQLLWGLAHAVVALALSASGFVGQAWCRIPPTEHGDDDDGAVPDGDLAYG from the coding sequence ATGACCCCTGCCCAGGGCATCCGCATCTCCTCGGCCGTCATCCTCGCGCTGCTCTCGGGCATGGCCAGCTGGCTGCTGCTCACCCTCGTGCGGGCCGCGGGCGGCTCCTATCCCGTCATCTCCTGGCTCGGCCTGGTGCCGCTCGTGGCGGTCATCGTGCTGGTGCTGGTGCTGAGCTGGCAGGTCCGGCGCTACGTCCGTGGCGCCGACCCCTCGCGGCCGCGCCCGAGCCCCCAACGGGCGCGCAGCACCCTCGTCGGTGCCCAGGCGGCCGCGCTCGGCGGCGCGGCCCTCGTCGGCTGGTACACCGCCAACGCGCTCGCCCACCTGCCCAACGCCGACGTGCCCGGCGAGCGGACCCAGCTGCTCTGGGGGCTGGCCCACGCGGTCGTCGCCCTCGCGCTCTCGGCGAGCGGCTTCGTCGGCCAGGCGTGGTGCCGCATACCCCCGACCGAGCACGGTGACGACGACGACGGGGCCGTGCCCGACGGCGACCTCGCCTACGGCTGA
- the folP gene encoding dihydropteroate synthase, producing the protein MGVVNVTPDSFSDGGRWLDPEAAVAHGRELAAEGADWLDVGGESTRPGSARPSEEEERARVLPVVRALAADGHVVSVDTMRATVAAEALEAGAAIVNDVSGGLADPAMPGLVAATGTPFVVMHWRGLLTDPAERPVYDDVVEEVCRELQERVDTLVDQRVDPGQLILDPGFGFSKDAGHNWELLSGLDEVIALGLPVLVGTSRKRFLGRLPSRPGAHIADDAAPTEPTARDAATAATSLLAARAGAAAVRVHEVGPTRDALSVWQLTTEAHDRRAARKDRS; encoded by the coding sequence ATGGGTGTGGTCAACGTGACACCCGACTCCTTCAGCGACGGCGGTCGCTGGCTCGACCCGGAGGCCGCCGTGGCGCACGGTCGCGAGCTCGCCGCCGAGGGCGCCGACTGGCTCGACGTCGGGGGCGAGTCCACCCGACCGGGCAGCGCCCGCCCCTCCGAGGAGGAGGAGAGGGCGCGCGTGCTGCCCGTCGTGCGGGCCCTGGCCGCGGACGGGCACGTCGTGTCGGTCGACACCATGCGCGCGACCGTCGCGGCCGAGGCCCTCGAGGCCGGTGCCGCGATCGTCAACGACGTCTCCGGCGGCCTCGCCGACCCGGCGATGCCCGGGCTGGTCGCCGCCACCGGGACGCCCTTCGTCGTCATGCACTGGCGCGGGCTGCTCACCGACCCCGCCGAGCGCCCCGTCTACGACGACGTGGTCGAGGAGGTGTGCCGGGAGCTGCAGGAGCGCGTCGACACCCTGGTCGACCAGCGCGTCGACCCCGGCCAGCTGATCCTCGATCCCGGCTTCGGCTTCTCCAAGGACGCCGGGCACAACTGGGAGCTGCTCTCCGGGCTGGACGAGGTGATCGCCCTGGGCCTGCCGGTCCTCGTCGGCACCTCCCGCAAGCGCTTCCTGGGCCGCCTGCCCTCCCGTCCGGGCGCGCACATCGCGGACGACGCCGCACCGACCGAGCCCACCGCCCGCGACGCCGCCACCGCCGCGACGAGCCTGCTCGCCGCCCGGGCCGGAGCCGCCGCCGTCCGCGTGCACGAGGTCGGTCCCACCCGCGACGCGCTGTCGGTCTGGCAGCTCACCACCGAGGCCCACGACCGACGGGCCGCCAGGAAGGACCGGTCCTGA